The candidate division WOR-3 bacterium genome segment CCGAATCCGTAGCGCGTTAGTCTAATAAATTGTAGGAAATATTGAAAAATTGACTCATTATGCCCAAGAAGTCTGAAGATAAAGAAAAGCATTCTTTAGTCATTCGTTTTATTGATGATATTGAAGGAATCGTTGAAGAGTTCTTCGATTTTCCGACAATTGATACCGGTTTTACCTTTGAGCCACCAGTTGATATTCTGGAAACTGATGATACGATTTATTTCGTAATGGAAGTTCCGGGAGTTACGCAAAATGACTTAAATATTGCGGTTGGACCATCAACTATAATTGTTCAAGGAATCAAACGTCCTCCGGATTTTTTACCTGCAGGCGCCAGTTTTTATAATCTGGAAATTGCTTATGGTAATTTTCGGAAACGAGTTTTATTACCTTGTCGGATTGAAACTCAGCCTGTGCGGGTCGCACTTAAAAACGGCTTATTAATGATGCAGTTTAGAAAATATCAGAAACAAATTCGAACCATCAAAATTGAGTAAAGCATTGATTTTTACTTGATAAATGAAAGAAGAAATGAATTCGCAACATCAAAATTGAGTAAAGACATTGTTTTTTACGAAGTTTAATTGAGAAATGGAACTCATATGAACAAAGAAGAATTAAAAGAATTCTCAATACCTGATGAGTTGCCAGTCTTGGCAATTCGCGGTGGCATTATCTTTCCGGGAGTAATCACTCCTTTAATTGTTTCTACAGCCCGAGCGCAAAAATTAGTGGATGAAGCCCTGATGAGTAATAAATTAGTCTGTGCGGTTGCTCAGAAAAATCAAGAAATTGAAGAAGCCGGTCCTGATGATTTGTATCGAGTCGGTACTGTTTCAATGATTGTCAAAATGTTAAGATTTCCTGATGGCTCATTGCGAATTCTTTTATCCGGCATTAAACGGGCACAAGTTGATGGTTATACTCAAACCGAACCATATCTTAAAGCCAAAATCTCCCTTATCACAGAAAGAGAAGAAAAAGATATTGCGACTGAAGCCTTAATGCGCAATGTTACCAGTATGTTCCAAAAGTTATCCGAGTTAGCCTCATACCTGCCGGATGAAATCAGTGCAGTAGTTTTGAATATCGAAACACCTTCAAAATTAGCCGATTTTGTGATTCAGCATATTAATCTGCCCATTGAAGAAAAGCAACGATTATTAGAAATTGCGGATGCTACAGAAAGACTCTCACAATTAGTTCCCTTACTGCAAAAAGAGATTAGCATTTTAGAATTGAGCGCTAAAATCCGCGAACGGGTAAAAGGTGAGTTTGATAAGAGTCAAAAGGATTATGTTTTACGCGAACAACTTAAAGCCATTCAAAAAGAATTAGGTGAAACTGATGAGTTGACTGCGGAAATCAATGCTTTGCGGGAAAAAATTGAAAAGGCTAAAATGCCCAAAGAAGCCAATGAAGTCGCTTTAAGAGAACTCAACCGGTTGTCAAAGATGTCAGTGCAATCACCCG includes the following:
- a CDS encoding Hsp20/alpha crystallin family protein; the protein is MPKKSEDKEKHSLVIRFIDDIEGIVEEFFDFPTIDTGFTFEPPVDILETDDTIYFVMEVPGVTQNDLNIAVGPSTIIVQGIKRPPDFLPAGASFYNLEIAYGNFRKRVLLPCRIETQPVRVALKNGLLMMQFRKYQKQIRTIKIE